The following proteins come from a genomic window of Enterobacter chengduensis:
- a CDS encoding MFS transporter, protein MRADSETLTENVTSKANWTLALSAGLLGIGQNGLLVMLPQLVTLTGLSLSVWAGLLMFGSMLFLPASPWWGRQSERRGCKAVMLASLSGYLASFVVMALVVWAMAAGRLDAVWGMAGLIFSRLLYGLTVSGLVPAAQTWAIQRAGLDKRMAALATISSGLSCGRLLGPPLAALMLSVSPVAPLWLMAVAPLVALLLVLREAADPPLPPVAHQATRLQASMLPFLLMALLLAALVSLMQLGLSPHLSPLLDGNAREISHHVALLLSLAALATLAAQFLVVRPQHFTPMTLLCIAAVLMVAGLGLMSVAGLTLFYVGIVITSLGAAMATPGYQLLLNDRLTTGKGAGVIATSHTLGYGVSALLVPVVTRFFSEQSLTVAAWGMALLFLAVSIGVRSTARTRPEKP, encoded by the coding sequence ATGCGCGCTGACTCTGAAACCTTGACGGAAAACGTCACCTCAAAAGCTAACTGGACCCTGGCGCTATCTGCGGGCTTACTGGGTATCGGGCAAAACGGCCTGCTGGTGATGCTCCCGCAGCTGGTGACCCTGACCGGGCTGTCGCTCTCGGTCTGGGCCGGGCTGCTGATGTTTGGCTCCATGCTCTTTTTACCGGCATCGCCCTGGTGGGGACGCCAGAGCGAGCGGAGAGGGTGCAAGGCGGTGATGCTGGCCTCGCTGAGCGGCTACCTGGCCAGCTTCGTCGTCATGGCGCTGGTGGTCTGGGCGATGGCGGCCGGACGGCTGGATGCGGTCTGGGGAATGGCGGGGCTGATCTTCTCGCGCCTGCTCTACGGGCTGACGGTTTCAGGGCTGGTGCCTGCGGCCCAGACCTGGGCGATTCAGCGTGCGGGGCTGGATAAAAGAATGGCGGCGCTGGCGACGATAAGCTCCGGCCTCAGCTGCGGACGTTTGCTCGGCCCGCCGCTGGCGGCGCTGATGCTCAGCGTCAGCCCGGTGGCGCCGCTCTGGCTGATGGCGGTCGCGCCGTTGGTTGCCCTGCTGCTGGTGCTTCGCGAAGCCGCAGATCCGCCGCTGCCGCCGGTGGCGCACCAGGCGACCCGCCTGCAGGCCTCCATGCTGCCGTTCCTGCTGATGGCGCTGCTGCTGGCGGCGCTGGTGAGCCTGATGCAGCTTGGCCTGTCACCGCATCTTAGCCCGCTGCTGGACGGCAACGCCCGCGAGATCAGCCATCATGTTGCGCTTCTGCTGAGCCTGGCCGCGCTGGCGACGCTCGCGGCGCAGTTTCTGGTGGTTCGCCCGCAGCATTTCACCCCGATGACGCTGCTCTGCATCGCGGCGGTGCTGATGGTGGCAGGGCTTGGGCTGATGTCCGTCGCGGGTTTAACGCTGTTCTACGTGGGGATCGTTATTACGTCACTCGGGGCGGCGATGGCCACGCCGGGCTACCAGCTGCTGCTGAACGACCGGCTCACCACCGGGAAGGGCGCGGGCGTCATCGCCACCAGCCACACGTTAGGCTACGGCGTCAGCGCGCTGCTGGTGCCCGTGGTGACGCGCTTTTTCTCAGAGCAATCTTTGACGGTGGCCGCATGGGGAATGGCGTTGCTGTTTTTAGCGGTGAGCATCGGGGTACGGTCAACCGCGCGTACCCGTCCTGAAAAACCTTAA
- a CDS encoding LysR family transcriptional regulator, with protein MPVNFDLNDLYAFRALVEYGNFRVAAESICLSQSALSRRIEKLEAALGNRLFDRTTRRVALTLYGQNFAERSAQLLDNVESMLADVDKASEERTGLIAVAAVPSAACYFMPDVIRRFQSRYPRVRIKLIDSSAGNVIDAVARSQADFGICFAGNLPSEIEFFPLVEDVYVAACRKDHPLAQKSHLTWQAFYQQDYISLDKTSGNRNLLDRMLGDIVPERPSVCETRHVTTMLGMVEAGIGIAAVPAMSMPTSAHTPLTHLPLVAPEVKRAVGLIRRRGRIQSYIAAELEKQITEQYRRT; from the coding sequence ATGCCCGTGAATTTTGACCTTAACGATCTTTATGCTTTCAGAGCGTTAGTGGAATACGGTAACTTCCGTGTCGCCGCTGAATCTATCTGCCTGTCCCAGTCGGCGCTGAGCCGCAGGATTGAAAAGCTGGAAGCCGCGCTGGGAAACCGGCTGTTCGATCGTACCACCCGCCGCGTGGCCTTAACGTTATACGGACAAAACTTCGCTGAACGCTCCGCGCAGCTGCTCGACAACGTGGAGTCCATGCTGGCGGATGTCGATAAAGCCAGCGAAGAGCGGACGGGGCTGATCGCGGTTGCCGCGGTCCCCTCTGCGGCCTGCTATTTTATGCCTGATGTGATCCGTCGCTTTCAGTCTCGCTATCCGCGCGTGCGCATCAAGCTCATCGACAGCAGCGCGGGGAATGTGATTGACGCCGTGGCCCGCAGCCAGGCGGATTTTGGCATCTGCTTCGCCGGAAACCTGCCGTCTGAGATCGAATTTTTCCCGCTGGTGGAGGATGTCTATGTCGCCGCGTGCCGAAAGGATCACCCGCTGGCGCAGAAGAGCCACCTGACGTGGCAGGCTTTTTACCAGCAGGATTATATCTCCCTCGATAAAACGTCAGGCAACCGTAACCTGCTCGATCGGATGCTGGGGGATATCGTTCCGGAACGCCCGAGCGTCTGCGAAACGCGCCACGTCACCACGATGCTCGGCATGGTCGAGGCGGGGATCGGCATTGCTGCCGTTCCCGCCATGTCGATGCCGACGTCAGCGCACACACCGCTGACGCATCTGCCGCTGGTGGCGCCGGAGGTGAAGCGCGCCGTGGGGCTTATCCGGCGCCGGGGGCGCATCCAGTCCTATATTGCGGCTGAGCTTGAAAAACAGATCACCGAGCAGTATCGCCGGACGTAA
- the fumA gene encoding class I fumarate hydratase FumA has protein sequence MSNKPFIYQNPFPLSHDDTEYYLLTKEHVSVAEFDGQEVLKVEPEALTLLAQQAFHDAAFMLRPSHQKQVAAILNDPEASQNDKYVALQFLRNSEIAAKGVLPTCQDTGTAIIMGKKGQRVWTGGGDEAALSQGVYNTYIEDNLRYSQNAALDMYKEVNTGTNLPAQIDLYSVDGDEYKFLCMAKGGGSANKTYLYQETKALIAPAKLKNYLVEKMRTLGTAACPPYHIAFVIGGTSAEATLKTVKLASTRYYDALPTEGNEHGQAFRDVQLEQELLQEAQNLGLGAQFGGKYFAHDIRVIRLPRHGASCPIGMGVSCSADRNIKAKINRDGIWIEKLEHNPGQYIPESLRQQGEGDVVSINLDKPMNEILAQLSAHPVSTRLSLSGTIIVARDIAHAKLKELLDNGEELPQYVKDHPIYYAGPAKTPEGYASGSLGPTTAGRMDSYVDVLQSHGASMIMLAKGNRSQQVTDACHKHGGFYLGSIGGPAAVLAQNSIKSLECVAYPELGMEAIWKIEVENFPAFILVDDKGNDFFQQILNQQCKGCSQR, from the coding sequence ATGTCAAACAAACCGTTTATCTACCAAAACCCCTTCCCTCTTTCCCATGACGACACCGAATACTATCTGCTGACCAAAGAGCACGTCTCCGTTGCCGAGTTCGACGGTCAGGAAGTGCTGAAAGTAGAACCCGAAGCCCTGACCCTGCTGGCGCAGCAGGCCTTCCACGATGCGGCGTTTATGCTGCGTCCTTCGCATCAGAAGCAGGTTGCCGCCATTCTTAACGACCCGGAAGCCAGCCAGAACGACAAGTACGTTGCCCTGCAGTTCCTGCGCAACTCTGAAATTGCCGCAAAGGGCGTGCTGCCAACCTGCCAGGACACCGGCACCGCAATCATCATGGGTAAAAAAGGCCAGCGCGTCTGGACCGGCGGCGGCGACGAAGCCGCCCTGAGCCAGGGCGTGTATAACACCTACATTGAAGATAACCTGCGCTACTCTCAGAACGCGGCGCTGGACATGTATAAAGAGGTGAATACCGGCACCAACCTGCCGGCGCAGATTGACCTCTACAGCGTGGACGGTGACGAGTACAAATTCCTGTGCATGGCAAAAGGCGGCGGTTCCGCCAACAAAACCTATCTCTATCAGGAAACCAAGGCGCTGATCGCCCCGGCGAAGCTGAAAAACTATCTGGTTGAGAAGATGCGCACGCTCGGCACCGCCGCGTGTCCGCCGTACCATATTGCCTTCGTCATCGGCGGGACCTCTGCAGAAGCCACGCTGAAAACCGTGAAGCTGGCCTCTACCCGCTACTACGACGCGCTGCCAACAGAAGGCAATGAACACGGCCAGGCGTTCCGCGACGTTCAGCTCGAACAGGAGCTGCTTCAGGAAGCGCAGAACCTCGGCCTGGGCGCACAGTTCGGCGGTAAATACTTCGCTCACGACATCCGCGTGATCCGCCTGCCGCGCCACGGCGCGTCCTGCCCGATCGGCATGGGGGTTTCCTGCTCCGCAGACCGCAACATCAAGGCGAAAATCAACCGCGACGGGATCTGGATTGAGAAGCTGGAGCATAACCCGGGCCAGTATATTCCTGAATCACTGCGCCAGCAGGGTGAAGGCGACGTGGTGAGCATCAATCTCGACAAGCCGATGAACGAGATCCTGGCGCAGCTTTCCGCGCACCCGGTCTCTACCCGCCTGTCGCTGAGCGGGACCATCATCGTGGCGCGCGACATCGCCCACGCGAAGCTGAAAGAGCTGCTCGACAACGGTGAGGAACTGCCGCAGTACGTTAAAGATCATCCGATTTACTACGCAGGCCCGGCCAAAACGCCGGAAGGTTACGCCTCTGGCTCACTCGGCCCGACCACCGCAGGGCGCATGGACTCGTACGTAGACGTGCTGCAATCCCACGGCGCGAGCATGATCATGCTGGCGAAGGGCAACCGCAGCCAGCAGGTGACTGACGCCTGCCACAAGCACGGCGGTTTCTACCTCGGCAGCATTGGCGGCCCGGCGGCGGTGCTGGCGCAAAACAGCATCAAGAGCCTGGAGTGCGTGGCGTATCCTGAACTGGGTATGGAAGCCATCTGGAAGATCGAAGTGGAGAACTTCCCGGCGTTTATCCTGGTTGACGACAAGGGCAACGATTTCTTCCAGCAGATCCTGAACCAGCAGTGTAAAGGCTGCTCACAGCGCTGA
- a CDS encoding DUF2256 domain-containing protein, with translation MSDFKGNKQDLPSRLCVHCQRPMTWRKKWAKCWDEVKYCSERCRRSHR, from the coding sequence ATGAGCGATTTCAAAGGTAACAAGCAGGACCTGCCCAGTCGACTATGTGTGCACTGCCAGCGGCCCATGACGTGGCGCAAGAAGTGGGCGAAATGCTGGGATGAGGTCAAATACTGTTCCGAGCGCTGCCGCAGGAGCCACCGTTGA
- the mtfA gene encoding DgsA anti-repressor MtfA has translation MIKWPWKTNEAGRDMALPWDEALTIPVLANLNPDEHAKLVQLADRFLQQKRLVPLQGFELDPLKNARIALLFCLPVLELGIEWLDGFHEVLIYPAPFIVDDEWQDDIGLVHNQRVVQSGQSWQQGPIILNWLDIQDSFDASGFNLVIHEVAHKLDTRNGDRASGVPLIPLREVAGWEHDLHAAMDNIQDEIDLVGESAASIDAYAATDPAECFAVLSEYFFSAPELFAPRFPALWQRFCQFYQQDPLQRLRQNEASDGQASRQIH, from the coding sequence ATGATAAAGTGGCCCTGGAAAACGAATGAGGCTGGCCGGGATATGGCGCTGCCGTGGGATGAGGCGCTGACGATCCCGGTTCTGGCGAATCTCAACCCGGATGAACACGCGAAGCTGGTTCAGCTGGCGGATCGTTTTTTGCAGCAAAAACGCCTGGTGCCACTGCAGGGTTTCGAACTCGATCCTCTGAAAAACGCGCGTATCGCCCTGCTTTTCTGCCTGCCGGTGCTCGAACTCGGTATTGAGTGGCTGGACGGTTTCCACGAGGTGCTGATCTACCCGGCGCCGTTTATCGTCGACGACGAGTGGCAGGACGATATCGGGCTGGTGCACAACCAGCGCGTGGTGCAGTCCGGACAAAGCTGGCAGCAGGGGCCGATTATCCTCAACTGGCTCGACATTCAGGACTCGTTCGACGCTTCCGGTTTTAACCTGGTTATCCATGAGGTGGCGCACAAGCTGGATACCCGCAACGGCGATCGCGCCAGCGGCGTCCCGCTGATCCCGCTTCGCGAGGTGGCTGGCTGGGAGCACGACCTGCATGCGGCGATGGATAATATTCAGGATGAAATAGACCTGGTGGGCGAAAGCGCGGCCAGCATTGACGCCTATGCGGCAACCGACCCGGCCGAGTGCTTTGCGGTGCTTTCGGAGTATTTCTTCAGCGCGCCCGAGCTTTTCGCGCCCCGTTTCCCGGCGCTGTGGCAGCGTTTCTGCCAGTTCTATCAGCAGGATCCCCTGCAGCGTCTCCGGCAAAATGAAGCGTCTGACGGGCAGGCCTCCCGCCAGATCCATTAA
- a CDS encoding LysR family transcriptional regulator: MEDAVASLIYSFAQLEAFTAVAEHGSLVKAAAKLGKDRTTLRDLIDFLEDGLGYALFIREGRTLRLTLEGEQLQRQAHLLMRQVKAFEAFARAVPESATQDLALVYDPFTPRAFLQALIAKMASQNIRLSLTSTSRDEAEAMLASGEADVGICQARNRSVGNEMEWRALGAIDMDFYASKALFRDVAAPVSLLDLSLVPQVIMHAASDEPVARRLQISGHTLYTNELEMLRGLLEKGCGWGFLPTHLHAARWKDVERLHTEVGSQGIAQTMVTIWKPGSDRRGLINETLSLLPALWKASAL, from the coding sequence GTGGAGGACGCTGTGGCGTCACTGATCTATTCGTTTGCCCAGCTTGAGGCGTTCACCGCCGTGGCTGAGCACGGCAGCCTGGTAAAGGCGGCCGCTAAACTCGGTAAAGACCGCACGACCCTGCGCGATCTGATTGATTTTCTCGAAGATGGCCTGGGTTACGCGTTGTTTATTCGCGAGGGGCGCACCCTGCGGTTAACGCTGGAAGGGGAGCAGCTCCAGCGGCAGGCGCATCTGCTGATGCGTCAGGTAAAAGCCTTTGAGGCGTTTGCCAGAGCCGTTCCGGAAAGCGCGACGCAGGATCTTGCTCTCGTCTACGATCCGTTCACCCCGCGCGCTTTTTTGCAGGCGCTGATAGCAAAGATGGCGAGCCAGAATATTCGGCTGAGCCTGACCAGCACCTCGCGCGATGAAGCGGAAGCCATGCTCGCCAGCGGTGAGGCCGACGTGGGGATCTGCCAGGCGCGCAATCGCAGCGTCGGCAACGAGATGGAATGGCGGGCGCTGGGCGCCATTGATATGGATTTTTACGCCTCGAAGGCGCTGTTCAGGGATGTCGCGGCACCGGTTTCGCTTCTCGATCTCTCTCTGGTGCCGCAGGTCATTATGCACGCGGCGTCTGACGAGCCGGTCGCGCGTCGTCTGCAAATCTCCGGGCATACCCTGTACACCAACGAGCTCGAGATGCTGCGCGGCCTGCTGGAAAAGGGGTGCGGATGGGGATTTTTGCCGACGCATCTTCATGCGGCGCGGTGGAAGGATGTAGAAAGGCTGCACACCGAGGTGGGCAGCCAGGGGATAGCTCAGACGATGGTCACCATCTGGAAGCCGGGTAGCGACAGGCGCGGGCTCATCAACGAAACGCTGTCGCTGTTACCGGCGTTGTGGAAGGCCTCAGCGCTGTGA
- a CDS encoding anion permease, with protein MNTKTAVTPPVANQASNGNAKRLLMMALPVIVAVLLLFVPVPEGLPPYAWHYFAIFVGVIVGLIFEPLPGAVIGLTGVVAIALCSQWVLFSPEQLADPKFKLAGASFKWAVSGFGNSTVWLIFGAFMFAAGYDKTRFGRRLALILVKYLGRRSLTLGYAITFADLLLAPFTPSNTARSGGTIYPIIANLPPLYGSKPNDPSARKIGSYLMWVAITAACITSSMFLSALAPNLLALALVKSTVGIDISWGTWFLAFLPLGILLILTMPLLAYWFYPPEVKVNNEVPLWATRELEKLGKLSRNEILLLVFVCCALLMWIFAAAWIEPAMAALLIVGLMLWTGVLEWNDITGNKAAWNTFVWFATLVALADGLSSTGFISWLGKEGGLLMSGISPGVATIVLLLAFYLLHYLFASTTAHTTALLPAMLTIASTIPGMNMEVFVLLMVTSLGVMGIITPYGTGPSPIYYGSGYLPTKDYWRLGTIFGAIFLAALLLIGYPWMSMMF; from the coding sequence ATGAATACAAAAACTGCTGTAACGCCCCCCGTGGCGAACCAGGCATCAAACGGAAACGCAAAACGTCTGCTGATGATGGCGTTGCCCGTCATCGTCGCCGTGCTGCTGCTGTTTGTTCCGGTACCGGAAGGACTGCCTCCTTACGCATGGCACTACTTCGCCATCTTTGTCGGCGTGATCGTCGGTCTGATCTTCGAGCCGCTGCCGGGTGCGGTGATCGGCCTGACCGGCGTGGTCGCCATTGCTCTGTGCAGCCAGTGGGTGCTGTTTAGCCCGGAGCAGCTGGCGGATCCGAAATTCAAGCTGGCGGGCGCCTCCTTTAAATGGGCGGTGAGCGGGTTTGGTAACTCGACCGTCTGGCTGATTTTCGGTGCCTTTATGTTCGCCGCAGGCTACGACAAAACCCGCTTCGGCCGCCGTCTGGCGCTGATTCTGGTGAAGTACCTTGGTCGTCGCAGCCTGACGCTCGGGTACGCCATTACCTTTGCTGACCTGCTGCTGGCACCGTTCACGCCGTCCAACACCGCGCGCAGCGGCGGGACCATCTACCCGATTATCGCTAACCTGCCGCCGCTGTACGGTTCAAAACCGAATGACCCAAGCGCGCGCAAAATTGGTTCGTACCTGATGTGGGTGGCGATCACCGCGGCCTGTATCACCAGCTCCATGTTCCTCTCCGCCCTCGCGCCGAACCTGCTGGCCCTGGCGCTGGTGAAAAGCACGGTTGGGATCGATATTTCCTGGGGCACCTGGTTCCTCGCGTTCCTGCCGCTGGGCATCCTGCTGATTCTGACCATGCCGCTGCTGGCCTACTGGTTCTACCCGCCAGAAGTGAAAGTGAATAACGAAGTGCCGCTGTGGGCGACCCGCGAGCTGGAAAAACTGGGCAAACTGTCGCGCAATGAGATCCTGCTGCTGGTGTTCGTCTGCTGTGCGCTGCTGATGTGGATCTTCGCCGCCGCGTGGATTGAGCCCGCCATGGCTGCCCTGCTCATCGTCGGCCTGATGCTGTGGACCGGCGTGCTGGAGTGGAACGATATCACCGGCAACAAGGCCGCATGGAACACCTTCGTCTGGTTCGCCACCCTGGTGGCGCTGGCGGATGGCCTCTCCTCCACCGGCTTTATCAGCTGGCTGGGTAAAGAAGGCGGTCTGCTGATGAGCGGTATCTCTCCGGGCGTGGCGACCATCGTCCTGCTGCTGGCGTTCTACCTGCTGCACTACCTGTTTGCCAGCACCACCGCGCACACCACGGCGCTGCTGCCCGCGATGCTGACCATCGCCTCCACCATTCCGGGCATGAATATGGAAGTGTTCGTCCTGCTGATGGTGACCTCGCTGGGCGTGATGGGGATCATCACCCCGTACGGTACTGGCCCGAGCCCGATTTACTACGGTAGCGGCTACCTGCCAACCAAAGACTACTGGCGCCTGGGCACCATCTTCGGCGCCATCTTCCTGGCGGCCCTGCTGCTGATTGGCTATCCGTGGATGTCTATGATGTTCTGA
- a CDS encoding cryptochrome/photolyase family protein, which produces MTELRLILGDQLNPHHSWFDACHSNVIYVMLELRAETAYVLHHAQKVIAIFAAMRAFAAALKKKGHRVRYVRLSDGSNRGALEDNLNALVAHYGAERVAWQAPDEWRLDAQLQAWAKTASVETVCVSSEHFFTTREQVSAFFASRKSWRMEYFYREMRRQHGILLTPEGEPEGGKWNFDAENRRRWSGEPPAPGDVRPCHDRSALWAEIQRCGVKTFGEPQADNFRWPVDRAEAKARLDDFITHVLPQFGAWQDAMHAEEPFLFHSLLSFALNTKMLNPREVVAAAQQAWRSGHAPLPAVEGFIRQILGWREYVRGIYWSQMPDYRELNALDQHAPLPDWFWTGRTQMRCLAHAVGQSLTEAYAHHIQRLMIIGNFSLLGGLSPQAVHEWYLGVYIDAFEWVELPNTLGMSQFGDGGLLASKPYVSSASYIHKMSNYCQGCRYQHNQRTGELACPFNALYWDFFARNQGRLGHNPRLGIVFKQLADMQDEERQAIADRARYIRLNLNDL; this is translated from the coding sequence TTGACCGAGCTGCGCCTGATCCTGGGCGATCAGCTTAATCCACACCACAGCTGGTTTGATGCCTGTCATTCGAACGTCATTTACGTGATGCTCGAACTTCGGGCGGAAACCGCCTACGTGCTTCATCACGCTCAGAAAGTGATTGCCATCTTCGCGGCCATGCGCGCGTTTGCCGCTGCGTTAAAGAAGAAGGGGCATCGGGTGAGGTATGTCCGGCTCTCTGACGGCTCAAACCGCGGCGCGCTGGAAGACAATCTCAACGCGCTCGTCGCGCATTACGGCGCCGAAAGGGTAGCGTGGCAGGCGCCCGATGAATGGCGTCTTGATGCGCAGCTGCAGGCGTGGGCGAAAACGGCGTCCGTCGAAACCGTCTGCGTCAGCAGCGAGCATTTCTTCACCACCCGTGAACAGGTGAGCGCGTTTTTTGCGTCGCGCAAAAGCTGGCGCATGGAGTACTTTTACCGGGAGATGCGCCGTCAGCACGGCATTCTGTTGACCCCGGAAGGCGAGCCGGAGGGAGGTAAATGGAATTTCGATGCTGAAAACCGCAGGCGCTGGTCCGGCGAGCCGCCCGCGCCGGGCGACGTGCGTCCCTGCCACGATCGTTCCGCCTTATGGGCCGAGATCCAGCGCTGCGGCGTAAAGACCTTCGGCGAACCGCAGGCCGACAATTTTCGCTGGCCTGTCGACCGCGCTGAAGCCAAAGCCCGGCTGGATGACTTTATCACGCACGTGCTGCCGCAGTTTGGTGCCTGGCAGGATGCGATGCACGCGGAAGAGCCCTTTCTTTTCCACTCGCTCCTCTCTTTCGCGCTAAACACCAAAATGCTTAATCCGCGGGAAGTGGTCGCGGCCGCCCAGCAGGCGTGGCGTTCGGGCCATGCGCCGCTGCCTGCCGTTGAGGGCTTTATCCGACAAATTCTCGGCTGGCGGGAGTACGTGCGCGGGATCTACTGGTCGCAGATGCCGGACTATCGGGAGCTGAATGCCTTAGACCAGCACGCCCCGCTGCCGGACTGGTTCTGGACCGGCAGGACGCAGATGCGCTGCCTGGCGCATGCCGTCGGGCAGTCGCTCACCGAGGCTTACGCCCACCATATCCAGCGCCTGATGATCATCGGAAACTTTAGCCTGCTCGGCGGCCTCTCCCCGCAGGCGGTTCATGAATGGTATCTGGGCGTCTATATTGATGCCTTTGAGTGGGTGGAGTTGCCCAATACCCTCGGCATGAGCCAGTTTGGCGATGGCGGGCTACTGGCCAGTAAACCCTACGTCTCGAGCGCGTCGTATATTCATAAGATGAGTAACTACTGCCAGGGGTGCCGGTATCAGCACAACCAGCGCACCGGCGAGCTGGCGTGCCCCTTCAATGCCCTTTACTGGGATTTCTTTGCGCGCAACCAGGGGCGTCTCGGCCACAATCCCCGGCTGGGCATTGTCTTTAAACAGCTTGCGGACATGCAGGACGAGGAGCGGCAGGCTATTGCCGATCGCGCCCGCTACATCCGCCTTAATCTCAACGATCTCTGA
- a CDS encoding MFS transporter: MVSSTSPATVRAKAGAIFRVTSGNFLEQFDFFLFGFYATYIAHTFFPASSEFASLMMTFAVFGAGFLMRPIGAIVLGAYIDKVGRRKGLIVTLSIMAAGTFLIVLIPSYESIGLWAPLLVLTGRLLQGFSAGAELGGVSVYLAEIATPGRKGFYTSWQSGSQQVAIMVAAAMGFALNALMADSAIREWGWRIPFLLGCLIVPFIFFLRRRLEETEAFSARRQHLDMRQVFKTLLGNWQVVVAGMLMVAMTTTAFYLITVYAPTFGKKVLMLSASDSLLVTLLVAISNFIWLPVGGALSDRFGRKPVLIAMALLALATSYPALTLLANAPSFSMMLGVLLWLSFLYGLYNGAMIPALTEIMPAEVRVAGFSLAYSLATAVFGGFTPVMSTALIEYTGDKASPGYWMSFAAVCALLATLYLYRRRAVSLQNTVKSQEAV, encoded by the coding sequence ATGGTTTCCTCAACCTCACCTGCAACGGTCCGTGCGAAAGCGGGCGCGATTTTTCGCGTCACCTCGGGCAACTTTCTTGAGCAATTCGACTTCTTCCTGTTCGGCTTCTATGCCACCTACATCGCGCATACCTTCTTCCCGGCGAGCAGTGAATTTGCCTCGCTGATGATGACCTTCGCCGTTTTCGGCGCGGGCTTTTTGATGCGCCCGATCGGGGCCATCGTGCTCGGCGCTTACATTGATAAAGTGGGCCGCCGTAAAGGGCTGATTGTCACCCTGTCGATCATGGCCGCCGGGACGTTTCTGATCGTGCTTATCCCGTCGTATGAGAGCATCGGACTCTGGGCGCCGCTGCTGGTCCTGACGGGCCGCCTGCTGCAGGGCTTTTCCGCCGGAGCGGAGCTTGGCGGCGTGTCGGTCTATCTGGCTGAAATCGCCACCCCGGGCCGCAAGGGCTTTTACACCAGCTGGCAGTCCGGCAGCCAGCAGGTTGCCATCATGGTCGCCGCGGCGATGGGCTTTGCCCTGAATGCCCTGATGGCCGACAGCGCCATACGCGAATGGGGCTGGCGCATCCCGTTCCTGCTCGGCTGTTTAATCGTGCCGTTTATCTTTTTCCTGCGCCGCAGGCTGGAGGAGACGGAAGCGTTCAGCGCGCGCCGCCAGCATCTGGACATGCGTCAGGTCTTTAAAACCCTGCTGGGCAACTGGCAGGTGGTGGTCGCGGGCATGCTGATGGTGGCAATGACCACCACCGCGTTCTACCTGATCACCGTTTACGCGCCCACCTTTGGCAAAAAGGTGCTGATGCTGAGCGCCTCGGACAGCCTGCTGGTGACGCTGCTGGTGGCTATCTCTAACTTTATCTGGCTGCCGGTGGGCGGCGCGCTGTCGGACCGCTTCGGGCGCAAGCCGGTGCTGATTGCCATGGCCCTGCTGGCGCTGGCCACCAGCTACCCAGCCCTGACGCTGCTGGCGAACGCCCCCAGCTTCTCGATGATGCTGGGCGTCCTGCTGTGGCTCTCCTTCCTCTATGGCCTCTATAACGGCGCGATGATCCCGGCCCTGACGGAGATTATGCCTGCTGAAGTGCGGGTGGCGGGATTCTCTCTGGCTTACAGCCTGGCAACGGCGGTCTTCGGCGGCTTTACCCCGGTCATGTCCACCGCGCTGATCGAATACACCGGCGACAAAGCCTCGCCCGGCTACTGGATGAGCTTCGCTGCCGTGTGCGCCCTGCTTGCCACGCTCTACCTCTATCGCCGCCGCGCGGTATCGCTGCAAAACACCGTCAAGTCACAGGAGGCCGTATGA
- a CDS encoding substrate-binding domain-containing protein has translation MKRTAYPAIALMLAFLSANADAKDVKVMISGGFKAALEKLAPEYERRTGDNIVIIPGPSMGTTPQAIPNRLARGEKADVVIMVGDALAKLEKASLTRPGSRTELADSPVGMVVKKGADVPDISSETTLRNTLRQASSIAYSDSASGRYVSQTLFKKLGIEKEVAGKATMVERIPVASEVAKGKYAVGFQQVSELLPVQGVTFIGKIPDTLQYITRFAGAVTRDAEHPTDGKALLSYLASPPSREVIRETGMIPVTSGDTAR, from the coding sequence ATGAAACGCACTGCTTATCCCGCCATCGCGCTGATGCTGGCCTTCCTGAGCGCCAATGCCGATGCTAAAGACGTAAAGGTCATGATTTCGGGCGGCTTCAAAGCGGCCCTGGAAAAGCTGGCCCCGGAGTATGAACGCCGGACCGGGGATAACATTGTGATTATTCCCGGCCCCTCGATGGGCACGACGCCGCAGGCGATCCCAAACCGACTGGCGCGCGGCGAGAAGGCCGACGTGGTGATTATGGTGGGCGATGCGCTGGCGAAGCTCGAAAAAGCCAGCCTGACCCGCCCCGGCTCGCGAACGGAACTCGCGGACTCTCCCGTGGGCATGGTGGTAAAAAAAGGGGCGGATGTCCCGGATATCAGCAGCGAGACGACGCTTCGCAACACGCTGCGGCAGGCCAGCTCCATTGCCTACTCCGACAGCGCCAGCGGCAGGTACGTCAGCCAGACGCTGTTCAAAAAGCTGGGGATTGAAAAAGAGGTGGCGGGCAAAGCGACCATGGTCGAGCGCATTCCGGTCGCCTCGGAAGTGGCGAAAGGAAAATACGCGGTGGGCTTCCAGCAGGTCAGCGAGCTGCTGCCGGTTCAGGGCGTCACCTTTATCGGGAAAATTCCGGATACGCTGCAATACATCACGCGATTCGCGGGTGCGGTTACCCGTGACGCTGAACATCCTACAGACGGGAAAGCGCTGCTGAGCTATCTCGCCTCGCCGCCCTCAAGGGAAGTCATCCGCGAGACGGGGATGATCCCCGTTACGTCCGGCGATACTGCTCGGTGA